One stretch of Streptomyces sp. 135 DNA includes these proteins:
- the mmuM gene encoding homocysteine S-methyltransferase, which produces MRLADALSHRPLVLDGGLSNQLEAAGHDLSDALWSARLLADRPDAIEAAHRAYYEAGAEVAITASYQATYEGFARHGIDAPRTAELLRLSVELARRAGAGLGREVWVAASVGPYGAMLADGSEYRGRYGLSVAELERFHRPRLETLAAAAPDALALETVPDTDEARALLRAVRGLGVPAWLSYSVAGDRTRAGQPLDEAFALAAGVDEVIAVGVNCCDPRDARSAVALAARVTGKPVVVYPNSGERWDAEARSWRGPARFAAGQVAGWRAAGARLIGGCCRVDPGAIARVASELSSSPDRPPA; this is translated from the coding sequence GTGAGACTCGCCGACGCTCTTTCCCACCGCCCGCTCGTGCTGGACGGCGGCCTCTCCAACCAGCTGGAGGCCGCCGGGCACGACCTGAGCGACGCCCTCTGGTCGGCGCGCCTGCTCGCCGACCGGCCGGACGCCATCGAGGCCGCCCATCGCGCGTACTACGAGGCGGGCGCCGAGGTCGCCATCACCGCCAGCTACCAGGCGACGTACGAGGGGTTCGCGCGGCACGGCATCGACGCGCCCCGCACGGCCGAGTTGCTGCGCCTGAGCGTGGAGTTGGCGCGGCGGGCCGGCGCCGGGCTTGGCCGCGAGGTGTGGGTGGCGGCGTCGGTGGGACCCTACGGCGCGATGCTCGCCGACGGCTCCGAGTACCGGGGCCGGTACGGCCTGAGCGTGGCCGAGCTGGAGCGCTTCCACCGGCCCCGCCTGGAGACCCTCGCCGCGGCGGCCCCGGACGCCCTCGCCCTGGAAACGGTCCCCGACACCGACGAGGCGCGGGCGTTGCTGCGCGCGGTGCGCGGTCTCGGGGTGCCCGCCTGGCTGTCGTACAGCGTCGCGGGGGATCGCACGCGCGCGGGCCAGCCTCTCGACGAGGCGTTCGCTCTCGCCGCCGGCGTGGACGAGGTGATCGCGGTCGGCGTGAACTGCTGCGATCCGCGCGACGCGCGGTCGGCGGTGGCGCTCGCCGCGCGGGTCACCGGCAAGCCGGTGGTCGTCTATCCGAACAGCGGCGAGAGGTGGGACGCCGAGGCGCGGTCGTGGCGTGGTCCCGCGCGGTTCGCGGCCGGTCAGGTGGCCGGCTGGCGGGCGGCGGGGGCGCGGCTGATCGGCGGGTGCTGCCGGGTGGACCCCGGGGCGATCGCGCGAGTCGCGTCGGAGCTGTCGTCGTCGCCGGACCGCCCTCCGGCCTGA
- a CDS encoding exo-alpha-sialidase encodes MADVLLTVGTRKGLFIGRRREGVWEFDDSPYFNAQAVYSVAIDTRGRTPRLLVGGDSAHWGPSVFHSDDLGQSWTEPAKPAVKFPKDTGASLERVWQLHPSAAEPDVVYAGTEPAALYRSEDRGESFALVRPLWEHPTRSKWVPGGGGEGLHTILTDARDARAVTVAVSTAGVFRTLDGGASWAPSNRGVSAVFLPEPDPEFGQCVHKVARDAADPDRLYLQNHWGVYRSDDAGAHWTDIGGGLPSDFGFAVVAHPHRGGTAYVFPIEADSDRVPAARRCRVYRTADAGASWEPLSAGLPQGDHYGTVLRDGMCSDDNDPAGLYFGNRNGEVYASADDGDSWRLLASHLPDVLCVRAAAIG; translated from the coding sequence ATGGCCGATGTACTTCTGACCGTAGGCACCCGCAAAGGCCTGTTCATCGGCCGCAGGCGCGAGGGTGTCTGGGAGTTCGACGACAGCCCGTACTTCAACGCCCAGGCGGTGTACTCCGTCGCGATCGACACGCGCGGCAGGACGCCCCGCCTGCTCGTCGGCGGCGACAGCGCGCACTGGGGCCCGTCCGTCTTCCACTCCGACGACCTGGGCCAGTCGTGGACGGAGCCCGCGAAGCCCGCCGTGAAGTTCCCCAAGGACACCGGGGCGTCGCTGGAGCGGGTGTGGCAGCTGCACCCGTCGGCCGCGGAGCCGGACGTGGTGTACGCGGGCACGGAGCCTGCCGCGCTGTACCGCTCGGAGGACCGCGGCGAGAGCTTCGCGCTCGTCCGTCCCCTCTGGGAGCACCCCACGCGTTCCAAGTGGGTGCCGGGCGGTGGCGGTGAGGGCCTGCACACCATCCTGACGGATGCCCGCGACGCCCGTGCGGTGACCGTCGCGGTTTCCACCGCGGGGGTGTTCCGCACCCTGGACGGCGGCGCGAGCTGGGCCCCTTCGAACAGGGGGGTCTCGGCGGTGTTCCTGCCGGAGCCGGACCCCGAGTTCGGGCAGTGCGTGCACAAGGTCGCGCGGGACGCGGCCGACCCGGACCGGCTGTATCTCCAGAACCACTGGGGCGTGTACCGCAGCGACGACGCGGGGGCGCACTGGACGGACATCGGCGGCGGCCTGCCCTCCGACTTCGGTTTCGCCGTGGTCGCCCACCCGCACCGGGGCGGCACGGCGTACGTCTTCCCGATCGAGGCGGACAGCGACCGGGTCCCCGCCGCCCGCCGCTGCCGCGTGTACCGCACGGCCGACGCGGGCGCGAGCTGGGAGCCGTTGAGCGCGGGCCTGCCCCAGGGCGATCACTACGGCACGGTGCTGCGGGACGGCATGTGCAGTGATGACAACGACCCGGCGGGCCTCTACTTCGGCAATCGCAACGGCGAGGTGTACGCCTCGGCGGACGACGGCGACAGCTGGCGGCTGCTCGCCTCGCACCTGCCGGACGTGCTGTGCGTTCGGGCCGCGGCCATCGGTTGA
- a CDS encoding uracil-DNA glycosylase translates to MAPRPLHEIVEPGWAKALEPVAERIAGMGDFLRAEIAAGRTYLPAGPNVLRAFQQPFDDVRVLIVGQDPYPTPGHAVGLSFSVAPDVRPLPGSLINIYREMTHDLGLPPPSNGDLTPWTQQGVLLLNRALTTAPRKPAAHRGKGWEEVTEQAIRALAARGKPLVSILWGRDARNLRPLLGQLPSVESSHPSPMSADRGFFGSRPFSRANDLLVQQGAQPVDWRLP, encoded by the coding sequence GTGGCACCACGACCCTTGCATGAGATCGTCGAACCCGGCTGGGCCAAGGCCCTGGAACCGGTGGCCGAACGGATCGCCGGGATGGGGGACTTCCTGCGCGCGGAGATCGCCGCGGGCCGTACCTACCTCCCGGCGGGGCCGAACGTGCTGCGCGCGTTCCAGCAGCCCTTCGACGACGTCCGCGTCCTGATCGTCGGCCAGGACCCCTACCCCACGCCCGGTCACGCGGTGGGACTGTCGTTCTCGGTCGCGCCCGACGTGCGGCCGCTGCCCGGCAGCCTCATCAACATCTACCGCGAGATGACCCACGACCTGGGGCTGCCCCCGCCGTCGAACGGCGACCTGACGCCGTGGACCCAGCAGGGCGTCCTGCTCCTGAACAGGGCGCTCACCACGGCTCCGCGCAAGCCCGCCGCGCACCGCGGCAAGGGCTGGGAGGAGGTCACCGAGCAGGCCATCCGGGCGCTCGCGGCGCGCGGGAAGCCGCTGGTGTCGATTCTGTGGGGGCGTGACGCGCGCAATCTGCGGCCGCTGCTCGGGCAGTTGCCGTCGGTGGAGTCCTCGCACCCCTCCCCCATGTCGGCGGACCGGGGCTTCTTCGGCTCGCGCCCCTTCAGCCGGGCCAACGACCTGCTGGTCCAGCAGGGGGCGCAGCCGGTGGACTGGCGGCTTCCGTGA
- a CDS encoding BadF/BadG/BcrA/BcrD ATPase family protein has product MTEPEPAYVLGVDSGGSGLRVALAVPDGGAPRPVPAGEPMRSVEPVRTGPRGIDASHFMTQLLPMARALLDRAGGGRITTVAVGAAGMATLGDDLRAALPSALDKALGVRRVALAADAVTAYAGALGERPGAVVAAGTGLIAIGTDLTAWRRADGWGHLLGDCGGGAWIGRAGLEAAMRAHDGRRGGSRPLLARAEELFGPAAGMPGRLYPRADRPAVLASFAPEVAGRAADDAVAAGILRDAARHIAEAAAAVRPGSGGCEVALTGGLFKLGEPLLAPLREELAAQLPQARQVPAAGDPLDGALRIAADIALGRLRLPQDARMLSVHMIHTEESDS; this is encoded by the coding sequence GTGACCGAGCCGGAGCCGGCGTACGTCCTCGGCGTCGACTCGGGGGGCTCCGGGCTGCGGGTGGCTCTCGCCGTGCCGGACGGCGGCGCGCCGCGCCCGGTCCCGGCCGGGGAGCCGATGCGGTCCGTGGAGCCGGTGCGCACGGGACCGCGCGGCATCGACGCCTCGCACTTCATGACGCAACTGCTGCCCATGGCACGGGCGTTGCTGGACCGGGCGGGCGGCGGGCGGATCACGACCGTCGCCGTCGGTGCCGCGGGGATGGCGACGTTGGGGGACGATCTGCGGGCCGCGTTGCCGTCCGCGCTCGACAAGGCCCTCGGCGTACGGCGCGTGGCGCTCGCCGCGGATGCCGTGACGGCCTACGCGGGCGCGCTCGGGGAGCGTCCCGGCGCGGTCGTCGCCGCGGGCACCGGCCTGATCGCGATCGGTACGGACCTCACGGCCTGGCGCCGTGCCGACGGCTGGGGCCATCTGCTCGGGGACTGCGGCGGCGGCGCCTGGATCGGCCGTGCGGGGCTCGAAGCGGCGATGCGGGCGCACGACGGCAGGCGGGGCGGTTCGCGGCCGCTCCTCGCGCGCGCGGAGGAACTGTTCGGCCCGGCGGCGGGGATGCCGGGCCGCCTCTACCCCCGCGCCGACCGGCCGGCCGTCCTCGCCTCGTTCGCACCCGAGGTGGCGGGCCGCGCGGCGGACGACGCGGTGGCGGCCGGCATCCTGCGGGACGCGGCGCGGCACATCGCGGAAGCCGCGGCGGCCGTCCGCCCCGGGAGTGGGGGGTGCGAAGTGGCCCTCACCGGCGGTCTGTTCAAGCTGGGGGAGCCGCTGCTCGCCCCGCTGCGCGAAGAGCTTGCGGCCCAACTGCCGCAAGCGCGGCAGGTCCCGGCGGCCGGCGACCCGCTGGACGGCGCCCTGCGCATAGCGGCCGATATCGCCCTGGGTCGGCTGCGGTTGCCGCAGGACGCGCGCATGCTCTCCGTGCATATGATCCATACAGAGGAAAGTGACAGTTGA
- a CDS encoding lactonase family protein, producing MDDGNRAGRAYIGSFTAAGGLGILTAAVDGDTGALTVLGATDAVADPSYLALSPTGDTLYAVSETSDGALAAYRLEGDKPELIGRPVPVGSAPTHLALYAGHVLTANYRSGSVTAVPLRPDGGLAAPAGELRHTGSGPHPQRQQGPHAHQVLADPSGRWAVSVDLGTDSVRVCALDGDGLALHREVALRPGSGPRHLVFHPRGDRAYVLNELTPTLTVCAWDADDGTLKPLGEVSVLTDIPDGDVYPSEVVVAPDGRFLWTATRGADVISVLALDEAGEAPRLAATVPCGGHWPRDLAIDPSGRHLYAANERSGDVTWFTVDHDTGLPRKSGSIQAPAASCVIFG from the coding sequence GTGGACGACGGCAACCGTGCCGGACGGGCGTACATCGGATCCTTCACCGCGGCCGGAGGACTCGGCATCCTCACGGCGGCCGTCGACGGGGACACCGGCGCGCTGACCGTCCTCGGCGCCACGGACGCGGTCGCCGACCCCTCCTACCTCGCGCTCTCGCCCACCGGCGACACCCTCTACGCGGTCAGCGAGACATCGGACGGCGCCCTCGCCGCCTACCGGCTCGAAGGCGACAAACCGGAACTCATCGGCCGTCCCGTGCCGGTCGGCTCGGCCCCCACCCACCTCGCCCTGTACGCCGGCCACGTGCTCACCGCCAACTACCGCTCCGGCAGCGTCACCGCCGTGCCGCTGCGCCCCGACGGCGGCCTCGCGGCACCGGCGGGCGAACTGCGCCACACGGGGTCGGGGCCCCACCCGCAGCGCCAGCAGGGCCCGCACGCCCACCAGGTCCTCGCGGACCCGAGCGGCCGCTGGGCCGTCAGCGTCGACCTCGGCACGGACTCCGTCCGCGTCTGCGCCCTCGACGGCGACGGGCTCGCGCTCCACCGAGAAGTGGCGCTGCGCCCGGGCTCGGGGCCACGGCACCTCGTCTTCCACCCGCGCGGCGACCGCGCGTACGTCCTCAACGAGCTGACCCCCACGCTCACCGTCTGCGCCTGGGACGCCGACGACGGCACGCTCAAGCCGCTCGGCGAGGTCTCCGTCCTCACCGACATCCCGGACGGCGACGTCTACCCCTCCGAGGTCGTCGTCGCGCCCGACGGACGGTTCCTGTGGACCGCGACGCGCGGCGCGGACGTCATCTCGGTCCTCGCGCTCGACGAGGCGGGCGAGGCGCCCCGGCTCGCGGCGACGGTGCCCTGCGGCGGGCACTGGCCCCGCGACCTGGCCATCGACCCCTCGGGGCGGCATCTGTACGCCGCCAATGAGCGCTCCGGTGACGTCACCTGGTTCACGGTCGACCACGACACCGGGCTCCCTCGGAAGTCCGGCTCCATCCAGGCGCCCGCCGCCTCCTGCGTGATCTTCGGCTGA
- a CDS encoding FUSC family protein, which yields MLKRMFVAPDPGRVRLRFASRAVLGIGLAVAVCGLAGHSLMAAIIGGLAALLALFTVTDATVRGQAVTTALLPVVGFPVLALAAGLHDVPVARDIAFLAVMGIGVYARRWGPRGHSLGVFAFMTFFITQFLHAEWQQLPELYAAVLLSLLASSTVRFGLWCYERRLPTAAPPVPPAGKGLARATTRQAVQATLGGAFALLLGQMVSGERWYWAVGATWWVFVNTTSRGETLVRGFRRLLGTLLGIAAGFVLVVPLNGAAVPSAVLVAISVFGIFFTAAVSYTWMMLSVTVLASSLYGLIGVLTGDLLVLRLAETGVGALGAVLAVLLVLPITTHATTHGWIERALRCVHACTAEAAARLAGSADADPAHRVTELEALLGRVRLSVAPLVHPLCPLRARKQRALEVLALLDACAHEVRGLASVAGDPEASHDARLAAACWRVEAAVEALTAPGAAAGVAGAHGDLPQAAVAEPALAHLHSLERTLAALAAPLQGTRRTPLIGA from the coding sequence GTGCTGAAGAGGATGTTCGTGGCTCCGGATCCGGGACGGGTGCGGTTGCGCTTCGCCTCGCGGGCCGTCCTCGGCATCGGTCTTGCGGTGGCGGTATGCGGTCTGGCCGGGCATTCGCTCATGGCGGCGATCATCGGCGGCCTAGCCGCCCTCCTCGCTCTCTTCACCGTGACCGACGCGACGGTGCGGGGGCAGGCGGTCACCACCGCGCTGCTGCCGGTCGTCGGCTTCCCCGTACTCGCGCTGGCCGCCGGTCTGCACGACGTCCCCGTGGCGCGGGACATCGCGTTCCTCGCCGTGATGGGCATCGGCGTCTACGCGCGGCGGTGGGGGCCGCGCGGGCACTCCCTCGGCGTCTTCGCGTTCATGACCTTCTTCATCACGCAGTTCCTGCACGCCGAGTGGCAGCAGCTGCCCGAGCTCTACGCCGCCGTCCTGCTCTCCCTCCTCGCGTCCTCGACCGTGCGGTTCGGGCTGTGGTGCTACGAGCGGCGGCTGCCGACCGCGGCCCCGCCGGTTCCCCCGGCCGGCAAGGGCCTGGCACGGGCGACCACCCGGCAGGCGGTACAGGCCACGCTCGGCGGCGCGTTCGCGCTCTTGCTCGGGCAGATGGTCTCCGGTGAGCGGTGGTACTGGGCCGTGGGCGCCACCTGGTGGGTCTTCGTGAACACCACCTCGCGCGGCGAGACGCTGGTACGGGGCTTCCGGCGCCTGCTCGGCACGCTGCTCGGGATCGCCGCCGGGTTCGTGCTCGTCGTACCGCTGAACGGCGCGGCCGTGCCCAGCGCCGTGCTCGTCGCGATCAGCGTCTTCGGCATCTTCTTCACGGCCGCGGTGTCGTACACGTGGATGATGCTCTCGGTGACGGTGCTGGCCAGCTCCCTGTACGGCCTCATCGGGGTGCTGACCGGCGATCTGCTCGTGCTGCGGCTGGCGGAGACGGGGGTCGGCGCTCTGGGCGCGGTCCTCGCCGTGCTCCTCGTGCTCCCGATCACGACCCACGCCACGACCCACGGCTGGATCGAGCGCGCGCTGCGCTGTGTGCACGCCTGCACCGCGGAGGCCGCCGCGCGACTGGCCGGGTCGGCGGACGCCGATCCCGCCCACCGGGTCACCGAGCTCGAAGCGCTGCTGGGGCGGGTACGTCTGTCGGTGGCGCCGCTCGTGCATCCGCTCTGCCCGCTGCGCGCCCGCAAGCAGCGCGCGCTTGAGGTCCTCGCCCTGCTCGACGCCTGTGCGCACGAGGTGCGCGGGCTGGCCTCCGTCGCCGGTGACCCGGAGGCGTCCCACGACGCCCGCCTGGCCGCCGCGTGCTGGCGCGTCGAAGCGGCCGTCGAGGCCCTGACGGCGCCGGGTGCCGCGGCCGGGGTGGCGGGGGCCCACGGCGACCTGCCGCAGGCCGCCGTCGCGGAACCCGCCCTCGCGCACCTGCACAGCCTGGAGAGGACGCTGGCCGCGCTCGCCGCGCCCCTTCAGGGCACGAGGCGCACGCCACTGATCGGCGCCTGA
- a CDS encoding nuclear transport factor 2 family protein, protein MPDNAPPETAPHETAPHGTSVLHDRAAIVETCTRSAWSTDRRDWSAFREVFADEVDLDYTSLNGGEPLHLPRQSIVDGWRTVLSGLDATQHLVGNHLVTVDGDTAECTASVLATHILANDRGEPIWTVGGHYRYRLARTHEGWRISGLRLTVDWTSGNRDIMLLAVQNQPEHVREWKHENGRA, encoded by the coding sequence ATGCCTGACAACGCACCGCCTGAGACCGCGCCGCACGAGACCGCACCACACGGCACCTCGGTGCTGCACGACCGGGCCGCGATCGTCGAGACCTGCACCCGGTCGGCCTGGAGCACCGACCGCCGGGACTGGTCCGCCTTCCGGGAGGTCTTCGCCGACGAGGTCGACCTCGACTACACCTCCCTCAACGGCGGCGAGCCGCTCCACCTGCCCCGCCAGAGCATCGTCGACGGCTGGAGAACGGTCCTCAGCGGTCTGGACGCCACCCAGCACCTGGTCGGCAACCACCTGGTCACCGTGGACGGCGACACCGCCGAGTGCACGGCGTCCGTCCTCGCCACCCACATCCTCGCCAACGACCGGGGCGAACCCATCTGGACGGTCGGCGGGCACTACCGCTACCGCCTGGCCCGCACCCACGAGGGATGGCGCATCAGCGGCCTGCGGCTGACCGTCGACTGGACCAGCGGCAATCGCGACATCATGCTTCTCGCCGTCCAGAACCAGCCCGAGCACGTCAGGGAGTGGAAGCACGAGAACGGCCGGGCGTAG
- a CDS encoding cytochrome P450: MTHTYEPNLLDPAIMADLRGEFGRLRDQSSLWRGWAMDGTPAWYVTGAAEVRTVLSDPRFATRRTPAPGEEDPLIKNLAVLGIPEDLTVHVTGMLINFSGAEHSRLRKLVSSAFTARRVTDLRPRIEEITGKLLDGIEAAAAGPDPVDLIESFAYPVPIAVICELVGVPESDRPAWREWGDGLVSMTPDRTPDALRSMVEQVKALVDRRRAEPADDLITALLRAQAEDGDRLSDDELVTLVINIVFAGHETTAHQIGNSIAALLTHPDQLDLLRREPDRWPAAVHELVRLWTPFPISPLRYALADVELGGFTIAAGEAVQPVLISANTDPACHSDPDRFDVGRRDGERGGGNLGFGHGIHYCLGAPLARMETEIALSALFRRFPDLTLATEPHWAPHPLMVRLGQLLVHPHPHP; encoded by the coding sequence ATGACCCATACATATGAGCCGAATCTTCTGGACCCCGCGATCATGGCCGATCTTCGAGGGGAGTTCGGGCGGCTGCGGGACCAGTCGTCGCTCTGGCGCGGATGGGCCATGGACGGCACCCCCGCCTGGTACGTGACGGGTGCGGCGGAGGTCCGTACGGTCCTGAGCGACCCGCGGTTCGCCACCCGCAGGACGCCCGCACCGGGCGAAGAGGACCCGCTGATCAAGAACCTGGCCGTCCTGGGCATACCCGAGGACCTGACCGTCCACGTCACCGGGATGCTGATCAACTTCTCCGGGGCCGAACACTCGCGACTGCGCAAGCTCGTCTCCTCCGCGTTCACCGCGCGCCGGGTCACCGACCTCCGCCCGCGCATCGAGGAGATCACCGGGAAGCTGCTCGACGGCATCGAGGCCGCTGCGGCGGGCCCCGACCCCGTCGACCTGATCGAATCGTTCGCCTACCCGGTGCCGATCGCCGTCATCTGTGAACTCGTCGGCGTCCCCGAGAGCGACCGCCCGGCCTGGCGCGAATGGGGCGACGGACTGGTGTCGATGACGCCCGACCGCACACCCGACGCCCTGCGCTCGATGGTCGAACAGGTCAAGGCCCTGGTGGACCGGCGGCGCGCCGAACCCGCCGACGACCTGATCACGGCGCTGCTGCGGGCCCAGGCCGAGGACGGGGACCGGCTCTCCGACGACGAACTCGTCACGCTCGTCATCAACATCGTGTTCGCCGGCCACGAGACCACGGCCCACCAGATCGGCAACTCGATCGCGGCGCTGCTCACCCACCCCGACCAGCTCGACCTCCTGCGCCGCGAACCGGACCGCTGGCCCGCCGCCGTGCACGAGCTGGTCCGCCTCTGGACGCCGTTCCCCATCAGCCCGCTGCGCTACGCCCTGGCGGACGTGGAACTGGGCGGCTTCACCATCGCCGCGGGCGAGGCGGTGCAACCGGTGCTCATCTCCGCGAACACCGACCCGGCCTGCCACAGCGACCCCGACCGCTTCGACGTCGGCCGCCGCGACGGCGAACGCGGCGGCGGGAACCTCGGCTTCGGGCACGGCATCCACTACTGCCTGGGCGCCCCGTTGGCCCGGATGGAGACGGAGATCGCCCTGTCGGCGCTGTTCCGCCGCTTCCCCGACCTCACCCTGGCCACCGAACCCCACTGGGCGCCGCACCCGTTGATGGTCCGACTGGGCCAACTGCTCGTCCACCCCCACCCCCACCCGTAG
- a CDS encoding SpoIIE family protein phosphatase, with product MGTGEPLRDDGATAPSAPLPPGGLLDLLSVSAVVLDSGGRIVFWSPQADDVFGYTAEEALGQYAARLLVHDEHRGLVSKLFTEVMGTGASWAGAFPVRHKDGSTRVVEFRNMRLLDDLGDVYALGIAAEQSTLQQVETGLALSERLVHQSPIGLALLDTDLRYLLVNPALERINGVPATDHIGRRPRDILPFLDVDRIESALRQVLTTGTPITDDYVVGRTPASPGTDHAWSVSYYRLEGPTGRVMGVANSVIDVTERHQSATRADRARRHLTLIATASGRIGTSLDVVQTANELAEVAVPELADMAAVDVLDSVLAFRRPTETQEGAKVFRALAVASAYPSEATVAMDQVGDVAEYGAERLVTQCVRTGRPVLVTHAGPEDLQRIARHPEAARTLARAGVHSYVAVPLIAHNEILGAFDLLRARNQRPFDEDDVLLAKELAARAAVAIDNARRHESIRNSAVTLQRSLLPGPPPRLTGLDVASHYQPAEASSEVGGDWYDIIPLDGDRTALVIGDVMGNGIDAAAAMGRLRAATSAFADLDLEPDEVLRHLDKIARSLEHYIATCAYAIYAPHERTCCISNAGHLPPVLARSGRRAELLDLPTGAPLGVGGIPFSTMTFPLDPGDRLLLYTDGLVETRHHPIDERLEALLLLLDEPRRPLGETCEWLLSSLRHSDDHDDVALLVAEARPLDPPGR from the coding sequence ATGGGTACAGGTGAACCGTTGCGGGACGACGGGGCGACGGCCCCTTCGGCACCCCTGCCCCCGGGCGGCCTGCTCGATCTGCTCAGTGTGTCGGCCGTGGTGCTGGACAGCGGCGGGCGGATCGTCTTCTGGAGCCCGCAGGCGGACGACGTCTTCGGGTACACCGCCGAGGAGGCGCTCGGCCAGTACGCGGCCAGGCTGCTGGTCCACGACGAGCACCGCGGTCTGGTCTCCAAGCTGTTCACCGAGGTGATGGGCACCGGGGCGAGCTGGGCCGGGGCGTTCCCCGTGCGGCACAAGGACGGCAGCACCCGGGTGGTGGAGTTCCGCAACATGCGGCTCCTCGACGACCTCGGCGACGTCTACGCCCTCGGGATCGCCGCCGAGCAGTCCACGTTGCAGCAGGTCGAGACGGGCCTCGCGCTGTCCGAGCGGCTCGTGCACCAGTCCCCCATCGGTCTCGCGCTGCTCGACACCGACCTGCGCTATCTGCTGGTCAACCCGGCCCTGGAACGGATCAACGGCGTTCCGGCCACCGACCACATCGGCCGCCGGCCGCGGGACATCCTGCCGTTCCTCGACGTCGACCGCATCGAGTCGGCGCTGCGACAGGTGCTGACGACCGGTACGCCCATCACCGACGACTACGTCGTGGGCCGCACCCCGGCGTCACCGGGCACCGATCACGCCTGGTCGGTGTCGTACTACCGGTTGGAAGGGCCGACGGGGCGGGTGATGGGCGTCGCCAACTCCGTCATCGACGTCACGGAACGCCACCAGTCCGCGACCCGGGCGGACCGGGCCCGCCGCCACCTGACGCTGATCGCCACGGCGTCCGGCCGCATCGGCACCAGCCTGGACGTGGTGCAGACCGCCAACGAACTGGCGGAGGTCGCCGTCCCCGAGCTGGCGGACATGGCCGCGGTGGACGTGCTCGACTCGGTGCTGGCCTTCCGCCGGCCCACGGAGACCCAGGAGGGCGCGAAGGTGTTCCGCGCGCTCGCCGTGGCCTCCGCCTACCCGTCCGAGGCGACCGTGGCCATGGACCAGGTCGGTGACGTCGCCGAGTACGGGGCCGAGCGGCTGGTCACGCAGTGCGTCCGCACCGGGCGGCCGGTGCTCGTGACCCATGCCGGGCCCGAGGACCTCCAGCGGATCGCCCGCCACCCGGAGGCGGCGCGGACCCTCGCCCGCGCCGGTGTGCACTCCTACGTCGCCGTCCCGCTGATCGCGCACAACGAGATCCTCGGCGCCTTCGACCTGCTGCGCGCGCGCAATCAGCGCCCCTTCGACGAGGACGACGTACTCCTCGCCAAGGAACTGGCCGCCCGGGCCGCCGTGGCCATCGACAACGCGCGCCGGCACGAGAGCATCCGCAACTCCGCCGTCACCCTCCAGCGCAGCCTGCTGCCCGGCCCTCCGCCGCGCCTCACCGGCCTGGACGTCGCCTCGCACTACCAGCCCGCCGAGGCGTCCAGCGAGGTCGGCGGCGACTGGTACGACATCATCCCGCTGGACGGCGACAGGACGGCGCTGGTCATCGGCGACGTCATGGGCAACGGAATCGACGCGGCCGCCGCCATGGGGCGCCTGCGCGCGGCGACCAGCGCCTTCGCCGATCTCGACCTGGAGCCCGACGAAGTCCTGCGGCACCTCGACAAGATCGCCCGCAGCCTGGAGCACTACATCGCCACCTGCGCCTACGCCATCTACGCCCCGCACGAGCGGACCTGCTGCATCTCCAACGCCGGGCACCTGCCGCCCGTCCTCGCCCGCAGCGGCCGGCGCGCCGAACTGCTGGACCTGCCCACGGGGGCGCCGCTCGGCGTCGGCGGCATCCCGTTCAGCACGATGACCTTCCCACTCGACCCGGGCGACCGGCTCCTCCTCTACACCGACGGCCTCGTCGAGACCCGCCACCATCCCATCGACGAGCGCCTGGAGGCCCTGCTGCTCCTGCTCGACGAGCCGCGCCGGCCGCTCGGCGAGACCTGCGAATGGCTGCTGTCGTCCCTGAGGCACTCCGACGACCACGACGACGTCGCCCTCCTGGTCGCCGAAGCCCGCCCCTTGGACCCGCCCGGCCGCTGA